In Candidatus Contubernalis alkalaceticus, the genomic window AACAATCCACACCTCCTTAAATTTTTATAATGCCCCTGAAATGCTAAAGCAATTATATATTATTTATTTTCACCCTGTCAAGTCCAGAAAACACCATGACTACCTTGTTTTTTTGACTTTATTTATAAATTATTTTAGTTGTGTAAACTTGTAAATTTTGTTATCATATTCTATATGATATTTTATAAATTATCCACAGGTGTGTATAAGCTGTGTATAACTTTGTTTATATATTTCATTTTTTTAATAAATACGGGAGGTTTTTAAATGCAAGATGATGTTAACATAATATGGCAGCAAACACTTCAAGATATAGAAAAAAAACTCAATAAACCCAGTTTTGAAACCTGGATCAAACCCATTAAACCCTTGGCTATACAAGACAATGTTTTTTTTATCAGTGTTCCCAATGATTTTTCAAAAAATTTTATAGAAACCCGATATATAAGCCTTATTAATTCTGTTATTAACACATTAACTGATTTGACTTATTCTGTTAAGTTAGTAATAGATACGGAAAAAGATAACCAACCACAAGCTGAAGAAAATAATTTTCAAAAAAATCTTTCAAATCGTCAATTTCAAAGTAATAAAACCTGGTTAAATGCAAAATATACCTTTGATTCATATGTAATAGGGACGGGTAATCGTTTTGCCCATGCCGCTTCCCTGGCTGTTGCTGAATGTCCAGCTAAAGCATATAATCCTCTTTTTGTGTACGGAGGTGTTGGATTAGGTAAAACCCATCTTTTACATGCTATCGGACACTTTGTACTAGAAAGTAAACCCAACACTGTTGTTGTCTATATTACCTCAGAAAAATTTACTAATGAATTTATTAATGCTATTCGAGATAATCGTACTTTAGAGTTTCGTAACAAATATAGAAATGTAGATATTCTTTTAATTGACGATATTCAATTTTTAGCAGGAAAGGAACAAACTCAAGAAGAGTTTTTCCATACATTTAATGCACTTCATGAAAATAATAAACAGATTGCTATTTCCAGCGATCGCCCTCCCAAAGATATTCCTACCCTGGAGGACAGACTACGTTCCCGATTTGAATGGGGCCTAATTACTGATATTCAACCTCCTGACTTAGAAACTAGAATAGCAATCATTAGAAAAAAAGCAAGTTTAGAAAACTATAAACTTCCAAATGACGTAGTTTCTTATATAGCTACAGTAATCAGCACAAACATTAGAGAAATTGAAGGAGCCCTTATAAGAGTTGTAGCCTACTCTTCCCTTACCGGTCAAAAAATTGATTTGGAAGTTGCTAAAAATGCTTTAAAAGATATTCTTTCTTTAAAAAGACAAAAAATATTAGATATAGAACATATTCAAAAAATTACTGCTGATTATTTTAAAATTAAAACGGAAGATTTAAAGTCAAAAAAAAGAACCAGACATGTTACCTATCCAAGACAGATAGCCATGTACCTTTGTCGTGAACTTACAGATTTTTCTCTTCCCAAAATAGGTGGAGATTTTGGAGGACGAGATCATACGACAGTAATGCATGCTCATCAAAAAATAGTAAAAGAATTATCTGAAGATCAAGAATTAAACAAAGTTATTATGGATCTCACCCAAAAAGTTAAAAAACTATGATTAACCTGTGTATGAATTTTGGTTTATACACAAAAAATTTTATAAATCATATTTTTTTATATTACCCTGTGTATATCTTTTTTTCAAAGGACTTTTATACACTTTTTAAATCACATCTTAAATTCAGTATATAGCTGATTAAATTTGTTTTTTCCACTAATCCACAGGTATTATTACTATTACTGTCTTTTTAATTTATTATTATATACATAATAGAACAGTTTTATGCCAAAAATAAGGAGGAAATATGAAATTTTCTGGAAACCAATCAGAATTAGTTTTTTATCTTCAAGCATGCATAAAGATTATTCCACAGCGCAGTACAATCCCTTCTTTAGAGGGAATTTATATTACTTGTATAGGAGATAAGCTTGAATTATCAGCAACTAATTTAGAAGCCGGTATCCGCTGCAGCTTACCGGTTAAAACTGAAAGAGAAGGTGCTGTAGTTCTTCCTTCAAAATTAGCAGAGATAGTTAGATTAATAAACGACTCAGTTATCAACGTAGAGGTAAACGATACTTTTAACGCTTTAATAAGCTGTAATAATGTAAATTTTCAACTAAAAGGCTTAGATCCACTGGATTTTCCTCAACTACCTGACTTAGATATAGATTTTGATTGGACTATTAATACTCACCTTTTTAAAGAAATGATAAAACATACACTTTTTTGTGTTTCTGGAGATGAAGGAAAAACAGCATTAACCGGTATTCATTTTTCTATCAAAGAAAATCAACTTACCTTGATTTCCTCAGATTCCTTCCGTGTTTCCCTTAAAAAAGGTAAAATAGAAAATCAGAGAAATATTGAAACAAATTTTATTGTTCCGGTAAAAGTGTTAAACGAACTAATTAGGTTTAAATTTACAGAGGAAAATATCAATATTAAATTGGATAAAAATAATCAGATAATTTTTAAAGTGGATAATTTCTTATTTTTTTCAAAACTCTTAGAAGAAAAATATCCCAATGTAGAAAGAGTTATTCCTAAAGAATTTAGTACATCTGTATTTGTTTCAAAGAATGCACTTTTAGACTGTTTGCAGCGGGTCTTATTAATTTCTCAAGAAAACAGTTTTATTATTAAACTTGAAATATGTGAAAAAAAAGCAGTCTTTAAAGCCAATTCTGAAGTGGGAAGTGTTGAAGAAGAATTGGAAATAGAAAAAAAAGGAGAAGATGTAGTTATTTATTTGAATTCAAAATTTTTAATTGATCCCTTAAAAATTATAACAGAGGATAAAATTGAATTAAATTTTAATAAATCCAATGGACCCTGTATAATCAATATCATTGAACAGCAGGATACATATCTTTATCTGGTTTTACCTATTAAAAGCTAGATATACAGGGGGTTTTTCCCTTTGCAAATAAAAAGGTTAAAAATAATTAATTTTAGAAATTATGTAAAAAATGTTGTTGATTTTGATTCAAATATAAACATTTTTTTAGGGCATAATGCACAGGGTAAAACTAATTTACTGGAAGCTATTTATTACCTATCTGGTGGTAAATCAAATCGAACATTTAAAGATCAAGAGCTGATTCGATGGGACCAGACTTTTTTTAATATTTCCGCAGACTTAAATACAATAAATGGAAATTATAATCTTATGATTATGAATTCTTATGAAGGTAGAAAGAAAATAAAAATTAACGGTTTAGAACAAAAGAAAATCCCAGAGGATTTTAAAACAGTTATTTTTTCACCGGATGATTTAACTTTAATAAAAGGTTCGCCTTCAGGAAGAAGGGATTTCTTAGATAGAGAAATTAGCCAAATTTCTTCTGTTTATTCAAAAAATTTAAGTGATTATTATAAAATTTTACGCCAGCGTAATAAAGTGTTAAAATTAGATATGAATTGGAATAAAAAAGAAGAGAATTTATCTCTTTGGGATGAGCAGTTAATTCATAAAGGATCATTGTTATTGAAAAAAAGATTAGAAATGGTTCACCAGATATCTATTTTATCTCGTCTAATTTACAGAAGACTTACAAATAACCGGGAAAATATAAAACTAGATTATTCTTCATCTTTGGATTTACAGGACATTTCCAATATTGAAGAAATAAAATTTTTTTTTAGTCAACAATTAAAAAAATTAAGAAATGAAGAGTTAAGAAGCCGATTTACTTTAATAGGTCCACATAGAGATGATTTAAACATTTTTATAGATCAAAAATCAGCTAAAAATTACGCTTCTCAGGGTCAGCAGAGAACCTGTATACTAGCTCTTAAGCTTTCCATTTTAGAAATTGTAAAAGGAAACTGTGGAGAATATCCAGTACTTTTATTGGATGACGTTTTTTCTGAATTGGATGACAGCAGAAAAAGCTTTTTGGTGCAAGAAATAAAAAAAGGAATTCAAACATTTATTACCGGTACCATGAATGAGCAGAGGTTAAAAAATGTTAATATACCGGTCAAGTTGTTTAGAATCAATCAGGGAGATATAAAAGTGTAAATGGAAAAATTAGATTTATGTTTAAAAAAAACTATAAATAAAATGGGTTTTTCTAAAAGAATAAAAGAGGAAATGGCTCTCTGTCATTGGGAAGAAGCTGCGGGGCCCCAGGTTATGGAACATACTCGATTAGGGGAGATAAAAGGAGGCGTCCTCTTTGTATATGTTAAAAATTCCCATTGGTCACAACATTTAAGTTTTTTTAAATCCAGCTTATTAAATAAGTTAAATCATAAAATAGGAGAAGCTCTTATTAAAGATATTTATTTTAAAGTGAGTCCTTTGGCCCATAGTAAGATTGAAAAAAAAGAAATCGATAAAAATGAGGTTCAGCTACAGCCGGATTATAATAATATTACTTTAGTTGTGGAGGAAACAATAAAAATTGAAGAGACGGTAAAAGAGCTGAAAGATATTTATTTTAAAGAGAAAATTCAAAATATGATGATTAAATTTGCAAAAGAATCTTCTTTAAAAAAAGAACAGGGCTGGTATGAATGTATGGATTGTGGAGCTCTTTTTTATCCTGGAGAAATGCAAAAAAAATGCCCTGTATGTCTAATTAAAAAATAATATGTTAAACAGGAGGAAATAATATGTATTTGCATATTGGTAATTCTTATGTGGTGCCTTTAGCGGATATTTTAGGAATATTTAATTTAAATTTAATTTCCTGCAGCAGTACTAAGGAATTCCTTCAATCAAAAGAAATAAAAAACGTTGTAGTTACCTCTGATAAGGAAGAGGCCAAGTCATTTATTGTTACTGCCGATAAAATTTATTATTCTTCTATTGCACCTACCACTTTAAAAAAGAGGGTAGCATTAATTTCAAAATAGCAAAGTTTTTTTAAAGAAGGGAGGCTGCATAAAATGTCTAATGAAAACAATCGATATGATGTAAATCAGATTCAGATTTTAGAAGGCTTAGAAGCGGTGCGTAAAAGGCCTGGCATGTATATTGGTTCAACAGGTAAGAAAGGACTTCACCACCTGGTTTTTGAGGTTGTGGATAATAGTGTGGACGAAGCTTCAGCAGGTTATTGTAAAGAAATAATGGTAATCATTCAAGAGGGAAACTATATAACCGTTATAGATGACGGAAGAGGTATCCCGGTAAAAATTCATCCTAAAATGAATCTTCCCGCCGTAGAAGTAGTTTTGACACTGCTTCATGCCGGTGGGAAGTTTGGTGGAGAGGGTTATAAAGTTTCTGGAGGTTTGCATGGGGTAGGATTGTCGGTGGTAAATGCTCTGTCGGAATTTTTGGAAGTTGAGATTAAAAGAGATGGCGGAATTTATTCTCAGCAGTATCAAAGGGGTAAACCTGTTACAAAACTTAAAAAGACCGGCAGTACTGCGGAAAACGGTACCAGGATAAGTTTTTTAGCGGATAGTAACATATTTGAAGAGGTAATCTTTGATTTCGATTATTTAACCCAACGGTTGAGAGAGCTAGCTTTTTTGAATAAAGGACTTAAGGTTACTCTTCGGGATGAACGACAGGAACAAGTAAGAGAAGAGGTTTTCTGTTATGAAGGGGGAATAAAATCTTTTATTAGTTATCTGAACCGTGCCAAGGACGTTGTACATAAAGAACCCATTTATTTTAACCGAACTTTAAAGGATTGTGAACTGGAGCTGGCAATTCAATACCATACGGGTTATAATGAGCTGATTTATTCCTTTGCCAATAACATCCATACCTATGAAGGAGGCAGTCACGAGTTTGGCTTTAAATCTTCTTTAACCCGTTTGATTAATGATTACGCACGAAAATACAATCTTCTAAAAGACAGTGAAAGTAATCTGTCGGGAGAGGATATTAGAGAAGGAATAGCCGCAGTAATCAGTGTTAAAATAAGAGATCCACAGTTTGAAGGTCAGACTAAAACAAAACTTGGCAATCCGGAAGTAAGGGGTATTGTTGATTCTTTAATCTATAAAGAAATGGGACACTATCTTGAAGAAAATCCAACCATTGCTAAGAAGATTGTAGAAAAATCATTATATGCTTATAGGGCCCGAGAAGCAGCTAAAAAAGCCCGGGAATTGACACGACGGAAAAATGCATTAGAAATAACTAACCTTCCTGGAAAACTGGCCGACTGTTCATCCAGGGATCCTTCTATCAGTGAACTGTATCTGGTGGAGGGGGATTCGGCGGGTGGTTCGGCAAAACAGGGAAGGGACCGGAGATTTCAGGCTATCCTTCCATTGAGGGGTAAGATTTTGAATGTAGAGAAAGCCAGGCTGGATAAGATTCTGTCTAACAATGAGATTAGGACAATTATTACAGCCCTGGGGACCGGAATAAGTGAGGATTTTGATTTAAAAAAAGCCCGGTACCATAAAATTATTATTATGACCGATGCAGATGTAGATGGTTCTCATATACGTATACTGCTTTTAACTTTCTTTTATCGTTATATGAAATCTCTTATTGAAGCGGGGTACATTTATATTGCTCAACCACCTCTTTTTAAGGTGAAAAAAGGCAAAGAAGAACAATATTTTTATACCGATCATCAACTGGAGGGTTTTTATAACAAGGTGGGAAGAAATGGTTATTCACTGCAGCGTTATAAAGGCCTGGGGGAGATGAATCCCATACAGTTGTGGGATACTACCATGAATCCGGAAACCCGGACCATTCTGCAGGTAAATTTGATGGACGCCATTGAGGCAGACAACATTTTTTCTATATTGATGGGGGATAAGGTAGAACCCCGTCGGCAGTTTATAGAAGAGCATGCCCATGATGTTCGAAATCTGGACATTTAAATTTTCTTTTGATAGGAGAAATTGTCAATGGATGAGTACACCCACGGAAAAATTGTAAATATTAATATTCAGGATGAAGTGAAAAACTCTTTTATGGATTACGCCATGAGTGTTATTGTCAGCCGGGCACTGCCGGATGTCAGGGATGGTCTAAAACCGGTGCATCGTAGAATATTATACGCTATGCATGAATTGGGCCTTAATCCTGACAAGCCCCATAAAAAATCTGCCAGGCTGGTGGGAGAAGTTTTGGGTAAATACCATCCCCATGGAGATGTTGCGGTTTATGAAGCTATGGTGAGAATGGCCCAGGATTTTTCTTCCCGATATCCTCTTGCGGATGGACACGGTAACTTCGGAAGCGTGGATGGTGATTCTGCTGCGGCCATGCGTTATACGGAGGTTAGGATGGCTAAAATAGCAGAACAGATGCTCATCGATATAGATAAGGATACCATAGATTATCGGCCTAATTTTGATGACAGCCTGGAGGAGCCGGTTGTGCTGCCCGCTAGATTTCCTAATCTACTGGTAAATGGATCTTCAGGAATTGCTGTAGGTATGGCTACTAATATTCCACCCCATAATTTGGGAGAGGTAATAGATGGTCTAATAAGCATAATCGATGATCCCGATGTAGATGGAACCGCTTTGTCCAAGATTATTAAGGGCCCGGATTTTCCCACCGGGGGTTTGATTCTGGGTCAAGGAGGCATTGAATCTGCTTACCGTACCGGTAGGGGTATTATTAAAATGAGGGCTAAAACTACCATTGAGCCGCTGAAGGGGGATAAAACCAGGATAACGGTGACGGAACTTCCCTATCAAGTAAACAAGGCCCGTCTGGTAGAAACTATTGCTGATTTGGTTAGAACCAAAAAAATTGAGGGAATTACAGATCTGGGGGATGAATCCGATCGCACCGGCATGAGGGTGATTATTGACCTTAGGAAGGATGTTATACCTCAGGTTATTTTAAATAAGCTTTTTAAATATACCCAACTGGAACAGACTTTTGGGGTGATTATGCTGGCTCTGGTAGACGGTCAGCCCCGGGTGCTTTCTCTAAGGCAGGTGTTAAAAGAGTATCTAAAACACCAAAAAGAGGTTGTAACCCGGCGTACCAGGTTTGATTTACGGAAAGCAGAAGCCAGGGCTCATATCCTGGAGGGACTGCGCATTGCTCTTAGCAATTTAGATGCAGTGATTAAACTAATCAGGCAGTCCAAAACGGTGGATGAAGCCAGAAAAGGATTGATCAGTAATTTTAAATTAACGGAAAAACAGGCTCAGGCTATTTTGGACATGCGCTTACAAAAGCTAACCGGTTTAGAACGGGAAAAGCTGGAGGCAGAATACCTGGAGCTGATTAAAAAGATTGCTTACCTACAGGAAGTTTTAAATAATGAAAGGCTTATATTCCAGATTATTAGGACTGAATTACTAGAAGTAAAGAAGAAATTTTCTGACCCCCGGAGGACGAAAATAATGCCTCGGGAGGAAGAACTTCATGTGGAAGACTTAATTGCTGTGGAGGACGCAGTGATCACTCTTACACATCAGGGTTATATAAAGCGGCTGCCTTTGACTACCTATCGTAGTCAAAGAAGAGGGGGCCGGGGAATTACCGGAATGGGGACCAAAGATGATGATTTTGTAGAACAAATATTCATCACTTCTACCCATCACAACCTGTTGTGTATCAGTAATCATGGAAAACTTTATCGTCTTAAAGTATACGAGATTCCTGAGGCGGGAAGGCAGGCCAAGGGAACAAATATGATCAATCTGCTGTCTCTGGACAGGGGTGAATTTATCACCACAGTTATTCCTATACGGAAATTTACTAAAGAAGACTTTTTATTCTTTGGTACCAAAAAAGGTTATGTTAAAAAGACCCGCTTAATTGAATATCAAAGAGCCCGCAAGGGGGGGCTCATTGCTCTTACCCTGGAAAGTGATGATGAACTGATCGGAGCAAGGATGACCGACGGTAGTCGGGAAATACTTTTAGCTACTACTAGGGGTTTGAGTATAAGATTTCAGGAAAGTGATGTCAGGACCATGGGGAGAGCTGCCCGGGGAGTTAAAGGAATCACTCTTTCCCCGGAAGATTTAGTTATTGGAATGCAGGTGGTCTGTCCGGAACGGGATATACTGGTGGTGTCGGAAAAAGGTTTTGGAAAGAGAACCGCAGTGGAGGAATACCGGCTGCAGAAAAGGGGAGGCAAAGGAATATACACCTTGAAAGTTACCCCACGCACCGGTCCTTTGGTAGGTTTCAGGGGGGTACAATCTGGAGATGAGTTGATGTTAATAACTGCCAACGGAATTATTATTCGGCAGCAGATTAGTGAAATTTCCATGATTAGCCGTTATGCCCAGGGAGTTACATTGATTAAGTTAGATACAGGGGATCGTGTTGTTTCCCTGGCCCGGGTTCCGGCAAAGAGCGGGGGCGCTGAAATGGTTAGCCCCGAAAGTATTAGTCCAAACCAACGGGAAAACGGAGTATAAAAATAAGACAGGAGGATGGCCCTCCTGTCTTATTTTTATACTTTAAAAAAGCTGCAAATTATTTAACCTAAGTTAGGATAAAGTATTTGTGAATAGTAACAAAAAATTATATTGTAGTTACATTATGAGATATTTGTGAAAAAAGTACTTTAAAAAAATGCCATTTCATTATAAAATGGGTAATACTAATAATAGTTAGGTAAAAAATTTTAGTGAAGCCGGTAAGGATAGTTCTTGTATTGTAATTGATTTAAGAACATTCGCTTTTCCGGCAGAGAAAACAATTATCGAAAAATAGAGGGAGGGATAAATTAAAAACATGACACAGGAAAAGAAAAAGGTTGGAATTACTGATACTACTTTAAGGGACGCCCATCAGTCCTTGA contains:
- the remB gene encoding extracellular matrix regulator RemB produces the protein MYLHIGNSYVVPLADILGIFNLNLISCSSTKEFLQSKEIKNVVVTSDKEEAKSFIVTADKIYYSSIAPTTLKKRVALISK
- the dnaA gene encoding chromosomal replication initiator protein DnaA is translated as MQDDVNIIWQQTLQDIEKKLNKPSFETWIKPIKPLAIQDNVFFISVPNDFSKNFIETRYISLINSVINTLTDLTYSVKLVIDTEKDNQPQAEENNFQKNLSNRQFQSNKTWLNAKYTFDSYVIGTGNRFAHAASLAVAECPAKAYNPLFVYGGVGLGKTHLLHAIGHFVLESKPNTVVVYITSEKFTNEFINAIRDNRTLEFRNKYRNVDILLIDDIQFLAGKEQTQEEFFHTFNALHENNKQIAISSDRPPKDIPTLEDRLRSRFEWGLITDIQPPDLETRIAIIRKKASLENYKLPNDVVSYIATVISTNIREIEGALIRVVAYSSLTGQKIDLEVAKNALKDILSLKRQKILDIEHIQKITADYFKIKTEDLKSKKRTRHVTYPRQIAMYLCRELTDFSLPKIGGDFGGRDHTTVMHAHQKIVKELSEDQELNKVIMDLTQKVKKL
- a CDS encoding DUF721 domain-containing protein, which produces MEKLDLCLKKTINKMGFSKRIKEEMALCHWEEAAGPQVMEHTRLGEIKGGVLFVYVKNSHWSQHLSFFKSSLLNKLNHKIGEALIKDIYFKVSPLAHSKIEKKEIDKNEVQLQPDYNNITLVVEETIKIEETVKELKDIYFKEKIQNMMIKFAKESSLKKEQGWYECMDCGALFYPGEMQKKCPVCLIKK
- the gyrA gene encoding DNA gyrase subunit A, with protein sequence MDEYTHGKIVNINIQDEVKNSFMDYAMSVIVSRALPDVRDGLKPVHRRILYAMHELGLNPDKPHKKSARLVGEVLGKYHPHGDVAVYEAMVRMAQDFSSRYPLADGHGNFGSVDGDSAAAMRYTEVRMAKIAEQMLIDIDKDTIDYRPNFDDSLEEPVVLPARFPNLLVNGSSGIAVGMATNIPPHNLGEVIDGLISIIDDPDVDGTALSKIIKGPDFPTGGLILGQGGIESAYRTGRGIIKMRAKTTIEPLKGDKTRITVTELPYQVNKARLVETIADLVRTKKIEGITDLGDESDRTGMRVIIDLRKDVIPQVILNKLFKYTQLEQTFGVIMLALVDGQPRVLSLRQVLKEYLKHQKEVVTRRTRFDLRKAEARAHILEGLRIALSNLDAVIKLIRQSKTVDEARKGLISNFKLTEKQAQAILDMRLQKLTGLEREKLEAEYLELIKKIAYLQEVLNNERLIFQIIRTELLEVKKKFSDPRRTKIMPREEELHVEDLIAVEDAVITLTHQGYIKRLPLTTYRSQRRGGRGITGMGTKDDDFVEQIFITSTHHNLLCISNHGKLYRLKVYEIPEAGRQAKGTNMINLLSLDRGEFITTVIPIRKFTKEDFLFFGTKKGYVKKTRLIEYQRARKGGLIALTLESDDELIGARMTDGSREILLATTRGLSIRFQESDVRTMGRAARGVKGITLSPEDLVIGMQVVCPERDILVVSEKGFGKRTAVEEYRLQKRGGKGIYTLKVTPRTGPLVGFRGVQSGDELMLITANGIIIRQQISEISMISRYAQGVTLIKLDTGDRVVSLARVPAKSGGAEMVSPESISPNQRENGV
- the recF gene encoding DNA replication/repair protein RecF (All proteins in this family for which functions are known are DNA-binding proteins that assist the filamentation of RecA onto DNA for the initiation of recombination or recombinational repair.) — protein: MQIKRLKIINFRNYVKNVVDFDSNINIFLGHNAQGKTNLLEAIYYLSGGKSNRTFKDQELIRWDQTFFNISADLNTINGNYNLMIMNSYEGRKKIKINGLEQKKIPEDFKTVIFSPDDLTLIKGSPSGRRDFLDREISQISSVYSKNLSDYYKILRQRNKVLKLDMNWNKKEENLSLWDEQLIHKGSLLLKKRLEMVHQISILSRLIYRRLTNNRENIKLDYSSSLDLQDISNIEEIKFFFSQQLKKLRNEELRSRFTLIGPHRDDLNIFIDQKSAKNYASQGQQRTCILALKLSILEIVKGNCGEYPVLLLDDVFSELDDSRKSFLVQEIKKGIQTFITGTMNEQRLKNVNIPVKLFRINQGDIKV
- the gyrB gene encoding DNA topoisomerase (ATP-hydrolyzing) subunit B, producing the protein MSNENNRYDVNQIQILEGLEAVRKRPGMYIGSTGKKGLHHLVFEVVDNSVDEASAGYCKEIMVIIQEGNYITVIDDGRGIPVKIHPKMNLPAVEVVLTLLHAGGKFGGEGYKVSGGLHGVGLSVVNALSEFLEVEIKRDGGIYSQQYQRGKPVTKLKKTGSTAENGTRISFLADSNIFEEVIFDFDYLTQRLRELAFLNKGLKVTLRDERQEQVREEVFCYEGGIKSFISYLNRAKDVVHKEPIYFNRTLKDCELELAIQYHTGYNELIYSFANNIHTYEGGSHEFGFKSSLTRLINDYARKYNLLKDSESNLSGEDIREGIAAVISVKIRDPQFEGQTKTKLGNPEVRGIVDSLIYKEMGHYLEENPTIAKKIVEKSLYAYRAREAAKKARELTRRKNALEITNLPGKLADCSSRDPSISELYLVEGDSAGGSAKQGRDRRFQAILPLRGKILNVEKARLDKILSNNEIRTIITALGTGISEDFDLKKARYHKIIIMTDADVDGSHIRILLLTFFYRYMKSLIEAGYIYIAQPPLFKVKKGKEEQYFYTDHQLEGFYNKVGRNGYSLQRYKGLGEMNPIQLWDTTMNPETRTILQVNLMDAIEADNIFSILMGDKVEPRRQFIEEHAHDVRNLDI
- the dnaN gene encoding DNA polymerase III subunit beta yields the protein MKFSGNQSELVFYLQACIKIIPQRSTIPSLEGIYITCIGDKLELSATNLEAGIRCSLPVKTEREGAVVLPSKLAEIVRLINDSVINVEVNDTFNALISCNNVNFQLKGLDPLDFPQLPDLDIDFDWTINTHLFKEMIKHTLFCVSGDEGKTALTGIHFSIKENQLTLISSDSFRVSLKKGKIENQRNIETNFIVPVKVLNELIRFKFTEENINIKLDKNNQIIFKVDNFLFFSKLLEEKYPNVERVIPKEFSTSVFVSKNALLDCLQRVLLISQENSFIIKLEICEKKAVFKANSEVGSVEEELEIEKKGEDVVIYLNSKFLIDPLKIITEDKIELNFNKSNGPCIINIIEQQDTYLYLVLPIKS